The Vibrio sp. SNU_ST1 genome has a segment encoding these proteins:
- a CDS encoding ATP-binding cassette domain-containing protein gives MSALLEVSDLSKDFTTRSGLFRKKIHQAVKPVSFSLEAGQTIGFIGQNGSGKSTLARMLAGMVEPTAGEIRVNGEKLEHKDYSTRCKLIRMIFQDPNTSLNPRIQIGRILEGPLKRNTNMPPEARMRRVKDTLLRVGLLPEHAYFYPQMLAAGQKQRVCLARALILQPSIIVADEALNGLDMAMRSQIINLFLELQEEMGVSFVYVSQHIGIVKHITDKIIVMHEGNVVESGETHEVLTNPTHQITQRLVESHFYKAPSH, from the coding sequence ATGAGTGCACTATTAGAAGTCAGTGATTTATCTAAAGACTTTACGACTCGCTCTGGTCTTTTCCGTAAAAAGATTCATCAGGCAGTGAAGCCTGTCAGTTTTTCCCTTGAAGCGGGGCAGACGATTGGTTTTATTGGTCAGAATGGTTCAGGAAAATCGACATTAGCTAGAATGCTTGCCGGCATGGTTGAACCGACTGCGGGTGAAATTCGTGTGAACGGGGAAAAACTAGAACACAAAGACTACTCGACTCGCTGTAAACTGATTCGAATGATCTTCCAAGATCCGAACACCTCGCTAAACCCACGCATCCAGATTGGTCGAATCCTTGAAGGACCATTGAAGCGAAATACCAACATGCCACCAGAAGCCCGCATGCGCCGCGTAAAGGACACATTATTACGTGTTGGGCTTCTACCAGAACACGCTTACTTCTATCCTCAGATGCTTGCTGCAGGCCAGAAGCAGAGGGTTTGTTTGGCTCGCGCGTTGATACTTCAGCCTTCCATCATTGTTGCTGATGAAGCGTTGAATGGTTTGGATATGGCGATGCGTTCGCAAATCATCAATCTGTTCCTAGAACTTCAAGAAGAGATGGGCGTATCGTTCGTTTATGTTTCCCAACACATCGGCATCGTTAAACACATCACAGATAAGATCATCGTCATGCACGAAGGCAATGTAGTTGAAAGTGGTGAAACTCATGAAGTGCTTACCAACCCAACTCACCAAATCACACAAAGGTTAGTTGAGAGCCACTTCTATAAAGCACCAAGCCA